The nucleotide sequence CTCCCTTCTTCCCGTGCTGACCCTTCTTCCCGTGCTGATACCGCCGCGCAATCAGAACCCGGCTGACCAGCAGGTCGCCCAGGCGCGGCGCGGCACTGTTCAGCAGCGCGAGCGCGGCGTACGCGCGCGGCACGATGACTTCCGGCTGCGGGCGGCGCAGCACGTCGGCCACCGCCCGCGCCACGACGTCCGGCCCCGGCATGGGCAGGTTGGCCTTCGCCGTCATCTCGCTCTGCACGAAGCCGGGGGCAATGAGGCTGACGTGAACGCCCGTGCCGAGCAGTTCGCGCCGCAGACCGTGCGAGAACCCGCGAAGGCCGAACTTGCTCGCCGAGTACATGCCGTTGGTGGCCGCCCGCCCCGCCACCGAGCCGATGTTGACGATGTGGCCGCTGCCCCGCGTGCGCATCTCCGGCAACACCAGCCGGGTAAGTTCGATGGGGGCCTCCAGGTTGACGCGCAGGACCCGCAACG is from Deinococcus wulumuqiensis R12 and encodes:
- a CDS encoding SDR family NAD(P)-dependent oxidoreductase — translated: MTPTSSPTRPVVVLTGASSGIGLVTAEALAAQGYALVLAARRADTLHALARRLDPSGSRILAVPTDVTDDASRRSLVQAAHDRFGQVDVLVNNAGVTVEKGWWWDDPDPLRVLRVNLEAPIELTRLVLPEMRTRGSGHIVNIGSVAGRAATNGMYSASKFGLRGFSHGLRRELLGTGVHVSLIAPGFVQSEMTAKANLPMPGPDVVARAVADVLRRPQPEVIVPRAYAALALLNSAAPRLGDLLVSRVLIARRYQHGKKGQHGKKGE